The Solibacillus sp. FSL W7-1436 genome window below encodes:
- a CDS encoding helix-turn-helix domain-containing protein yields MEENQYGRRIRAFRKLKRIQQTEFAKHIGISVTILGRIERGEKKASEEQLQTIADVLQIDINELKGE; encoded by the coding sequence GTGGAAGAAAATCAATACGGTCGCAGAATTCGTGCCTTTCGAAAACTAAAACGAATTCAGCAAACCGAATTTGCAAAACATATAGGTATATCTGTAACAATTTTAGGGCGTATTGAACGAGGCGAGAAAAAAGCCTCTGAAGAACAACTTCAAACAATTGCAGATGTATTACAAATAGATATAAACGAATTAAAAGGTGAATAA
- the folP gene encoding dihydropteroate synthase encodes MLENYKVLTLNGIELDFHKETFVMGILNVTPDSFSDGGKFNSVEKAVAQAKKMVADGAKIIDVGGESTRPGYIRISDEEEIARVVPVIRALLKEVPAIISIDTYKSNVARAAIEAGAHIINDIWGAKADPEMANVAAELDVPIILMHNRLSDQYDNYFSDYMSDMQESITIAKAAGVRDEHIFLDPGIGFVKSLSESIETMQRLDELVALGYPVLLATSRKRMIGSILELPVEERVEGTAATCAFGVQKGCHMMRVHDVKEVARTVKMMDALVGKFEVQGELAPRH; translated from the coding sequence ATGTTAGAAAACTATAAAGTACTCACATTAAATGGGATTGAATTGGATTTTCACAAAGAAACATTCGTGATGGGCATTTTAAACGTAACACCCGACTCATTTTCGGATGGCGGCAAGTTCAATTCGGTAGAAAAAGCTGTTGCCCAGGCGAAAAAAATGGTGGCAGATGGAGCGAAAATTATCGATGTCGGCGGGGAATCTACACGCCCCGGCTATATACGAATTTCCGATGAGGAAGAAATTGCACGTGTCGTACCGGTAATTAGAGCGCTTCTTAAAGAAGTACCTGCGATTATTTCAATTGATACGTATAAATCAAATGTTGCACGTGCCGCAATTGAAGCGGGTGCACATATTATTAATGACATATGGGGTGCAAAAGCGGATCCGGAAATGGCGAATGTTGCTGCAGAACTGGATGTGCCGATTATTTTAATGCATAACCGACTGTCAGATCAGTACGATAACTACTTTTCCGATTATATGTCCGATATGCAGGAAAGCATTACGATTGCAAAAGCAGCAGGTGTGCGAGACGAGCACATTTTCCTTGATCCGGGCATCGGTTTTGTGAAAAGTCTAAGCGAAAGCATTGAAACAATGCAGCGCCTTGATGAGCTTGTAGCATTAGGGTATCCGGTATTGCTTGCAACATCACGCAAGCGTATGATCGGATCGATTTTAGAATTGCCTGTAGAGGAACGAGTGGAAGGGACAGCCGCTACGTGCGCATTTGGAGTCCAAAAGGGCTGCCATATGATGCGTGTTCATGATGTTAAGGAAGTTGCGCGTACAGTGAAAATGATGGATGCGCTTGTAGGGAAATTTGAAGTACAAGGTGAATTGGCACCGAGACATTAA
- the pabA gene encoding aminodeoxychorismate/anthranilate synthase component II, with product MILMIDNYDSFTYNLVQYFGEFGHELVVKRNDEITVEEIEKLGPMMLVISPGPCTPNDAGESLRIIEHFTGKLPILGVCLGHQAIAQVFGGEVVRAERLMHGKTSPVLHNGIGLHKNNANPFLATRYHSLIVEPETLPDCLEVTAWTEEGEIMGLRHKQYPIEGVQYHPESIMTEDGMQLLKTFIETYC from the coding sequence ATGATTTTAATGATTGATAACTATGATTCGTTTACATATAACTTAGTGCAATATTTCGGTGAGTTCGGCCATGAGCTGGTCGTAAAGCGCAACGACGAAATTACGGTGGAAGAAATCGAAAAGCTAGGTCCGATGATGCTTGTTATTTCACCGGGACCTTGTACACCAAATGATGCGGGGGAAAGCCTTCGCATTATCGAACATTTCACAGGGAAGCTTCCAATCTTAGGTGTGTGCTTAGGCCATCAGGCAATTGCACAAGTGTTTGGAGGCGAAGTCGTGCGTGCCGAGAGATTGATGCATGGGAAAACATCTCCTGTTCTTCATAATGGAATTGGTCTGCATAAAAACAATGCGAATCCGTTTTTAGCAACGCGTTATCATTCGCTGATTGTAGAACCTGAAACATTACCGGACTGTCTGGAAGTGACGGCTTGGACAGAGGAAGGCGAAATTATGGGTCTGCGTCATAAACAGTATCCGATTGAAGGGGTTCAATATCATCCGGAATCGATTATGACTGAAGACGGCATGCAGCTGTTAAAAACATTTATTGAGACGTATTGTTAG
- the pabC gene encoding aminodeoxychorismate lyase translates to MLCWMNGQYIDEQDLKISPFDHGFLYGLGFFETFRTYEGKAVYLHEHFSRLLEALKEYRIDFPYTLQNMEEIIEKLNAQDGKEGYFRLNVSAGVHPIGLAPSEYNEPTVILFRKELPNMVRGTEKEAVWLKTARNSPEQQTRYKSHHYGNNVRARLELPSLATQEGFFTNQDGIVAEGITSNVFWIKDGILYTPSTNLGILPGITRKIVIQLADELQIPVREGRFMAWELEQADECFITTAVQELVPISRIGKVQFAGSEGRLYKKLHQIYLQKIITLLGERHVRKL, encoded by the coding sequence ATGCTTTGTTGGATGAATGGTCAGTATATCGATGAACAGGATCTGAAAATTTCCCCATTTGATCACGGTTTTTTATATGGACTCGGTTTTTTTGAAACGTTTCGTACATATGAGGGAAAGGCTGTCTATTTACATGAGCATTTCAGCCGCCTGCTGGAAGCTTTAAAAGAATACCGTATTGATTTTCCGTATACGCTGCAGAACATGGAAGAGATCATTGAAAAGTTGAATGCACAGGATGGAAAAGAAGGGTATTTTCGTTTGAATGTCTCGGCTGGTGTACATCCGATCGGACTTGCCCCGTCAGAATATAACGAACCGACCGTTATTCTGTTTCGCAAAGAACTGCCGAATATGGTGCGCGGTACAGAAAAAGAAGCGGTCTGGCTGAAAACAGCGCGAAATTCCCCTGAACAGCAGACGCGCTATAAAAGTCATCATTACGGCAACAATGTTCGGGCGCGTCTAGAATTGCCTAGCTTGGCGACACAGGAAGGATTCTTTACCAATCAGGACGGTATTGTCGCAGAAGGCATTACGTCAAACGTCTTTTGGATAAAAGATGGTATACTGTATACGCCTTCTACTAATTTAGGTATTTTACCGGGGATTACCCGAAAAATCGTCATTCAACTCGCTGACGAACTCCAAATCCCGGTCCGGGAAGGCCGCTTTATGGCATGGGAATTGGAACAGGCAGATGAATGCTTTATCACAACTGCTGTACAGGAGCTTGTACCGATTTCCCGTATTGGTAAGGTGCAGTTTGCCGGCAGCGAAGGCAGACTTTATAAAAAGCTGCATCAAATATATTTACAGAAAATCATTACGCTTTTAGGAGAACGTCATGTTAGAAAACTATAA
- the folB gene encoding dihydroneopterin aldolase codes for MDYIHLKEMQFFGYHGVLPEENVLGQRFRANVSLAVDMKRAGETDELDHTVSYVGVYDICKEVIEGKPFKLIEAVAEKVASSILTQYEGQIFGCRVEIIKPDPPIPGHYKEVAVEITRGQFV; via the coding sequence ATGGATTATATTCATTTAAAAGAAATGCAGTTTTTTGGTTATCACGGTGTATTACCGGAAGAAAACGTATTAGGACAACGCTTTCGGGCTAATGTTTCACTTGCTGTTGACATGAAGCGGGCAGGTGAGACGGATGAGCTGGATCATACGGTAAGCTATGTTGGCGTTTATGATATTTGTAAAGAAGTGATTGAAGGTAAACCGTTTAAATTAATTGAAGCAGTTGCGGAAAAAGTGGCTTCAAGTATTTTAACGCAGTATGAAGGTCAGATTTTCGGGTGCCGCGTCGAAATTATTAAGCCGGATCCTCCAATTCCGGGGCATTATAAAGAAGTTGCAGTTGAAATTACTAGAGGGCAATTCGTATGA
- the folK gene encoding 2-amino-4-hydroxy-6-hydroxymethyldihydropteridine diphosphokinase → MMTTAYLSIGTNIGEREQNLQDAVKLLIAHEAISVTAISSIYETAAVGYTDQADFLNIAVALETELDAYELLAQCQKIENDLGRVRKFRWGPRIIDLDVLLYGQLQYETENLTIPHPRMYERAFVLVPLEEIMTQNCDMLVGVQKALHALDIEKEGVNLWKKINTVAEFVPFEN, encoded by the coding sequence ATGATGACGACAGCTTATTTATCGATTGGCACAAATATCGGTGAGCGTGAGCAAAACTTGCAGGACGCGGTAAAGCTGCTCATTGCACATGAGGCCATTTCAGTAACAGCGATTTCTTCAATTTATGAAACAGCAGCAGTAGGTTATACAGACCAGGCCGATTTTTTAAATATTGCCGTTGCTCTTGAAACAGAGCTTGATGCCTATGAGCTTCTTGCCCAGTGCCAAAAAATCGAAAATGATCTCGGCCGTGTTCGCAAATTCCGCTGGGGACCACGAATTATCGATTTGGACGTTTTGCTGTATGGTCAATTACAATATGAAACAGAAAATTTAACGATTCCACATCCTCGTATGTATGAGCGTGCATTCGTGCTTGTACCATTAGAAGAGATTATGACGCAAAACTGTGATATGCTTGTAGGCGTGCAAAAAGCGTTACATGCACTTGATATAGAGAAAGAAGGCGTCAATCTGTGGAAGAAAATCAATACGGTCGCAGAATTCGTGCCTTTCGAAAACTAA
- the dusB gene encoding tRNA dihydrouridine synthase DusB gives MSNIDQKPFQIGDIIMDNRVVLAPMAGICNSAFRLTVKEFGAGLVYAEMISDKALNIRNKKTLDMLYIDERENPMTLQIFGGDKENLVEAAKFVDKHTTADIIDINMGCPVNKIIKCEAGAKWLLDPNKIYEMVSAVVDAVDKPVSVKMRIGWDEERVFAVENAQAAERAGAAAIAMHGRTRVQMYEGKANWDILAEVKKNISIPFIANGDVETPEDAKRILEHTNADAVMIGRAALGNPWMIYQTVKYLESGIQIPEPSVREKMDVCLLHFERLKALKGEKVAVREMRKHASWYLKGIRGNGKIRNAINLTETEQDLRILLNSVADEYEEEAVIV, from the coding sequence GTGTCAAACATCGACCAAAAGCCATTCCAAATAGGCGATATTATTATGGATAACCGTGTCGTTCTTGCCCCAATGGCTGGAATTTGCAACTCGGCTTTCCGTTTAACTGTAAAAGAGTTTGGTGCAGGGTTAGTCTATGCTGAAATGATCAGTGATAAAGCGTTGAATATCCGCAACAAAAAAACATTGGACATGCTTTATATCGATGAGCGCGAAAATCCGATGACACTGCAAATTTTCGGAGGAGACAAAGAAAATTTAGTAGAGGCAGCGAAGTTTGTAGACAAACATACAACAGCCGACATTATCGATATCAATATGGGGTGTCCTGTAAACAAAATTATTAAATGTGAAGCTGGTGCAAAATGGCTTCTTGATCCGAACAAAATTTACGAAATGGTTTCAGCTGTTGTCGATGCAGTAGACAAGCCGGTTTCGGTAAAAATGCGTATCGGATGGGATGAAGAGCGTGTATTCGCTGTGGAAAATGCCCAAGCAGCAGAACGTGCAGGTGCAGCGGCTATTGCAATGCATGGCCGAACACGTGTGCAAATGTATGAAGGGAAGGCAAACTGGGATATCTTAGCCGAAGTTAAGAAAAATATCAGCATTCCGTTTATCGCAAATGGGGACGTGGAAACACCGGAAGATGCAAAGCGCATTCTGGAACATACGAATGCAGACGCGGTTATGATTGGCCGTGCTGCTTTAGGGAATCCATGGATGATCTATCAAACGGTGAAATACTTGGAATCAGGCATTCAAATTCCAGAGCCATCTGTTCGTGAAAAGATGGATGTTTGTTTACTCCATTTTGAACGTCTGAAAGCACTTAAAGGTGAAAAAGTGGCGGTAAGAGAAATGCGTAAACATGCATCATGGTATTTAAAAGGAATTCGCGGAAACGGGAAAATCCGTAATGCCATCAATTTAACAGAGACTGAGCAAGACTTACGTATTCTTTTGAACAGTGTGGCAGATGAATACGAAGAAGAAGCGGTTATTGTATAG